A single region of the Salvelinus sp. IW2-2015 linkage group LG20, ASM291031v2, whole genome shotgun sequence genome encodes:
- the arhgef9a gene encoding rho guanine nucleotide exchange factor 9 isoform X3 has product MMMRMMMLISGGSIVSAEAVWDHVTMADRELAFKAGDVIKVLDASNKDWWWGQIDDEEGWFPASFVRLWVNQEESTTVETVEGASPSPSEVQNGHAEASPSSSDCLCLGQTVQNRDQMRANVINEIMSTERHYIKHLKDICEGYFRQCKKRRDMFNDDQLRVIFGNIEDIYRFQMGFVRDLEKQYNTEEPHLSEIGPCFLEHQDGFWIYSEYCNNHVDACMELSRLMKDGRYQHFFEACRLVQQMIDIAIDGFLLTPVQKICKYPLQLAELLKYTVQEHSDYRYVAAALAVMRNVTQQINERKRRLENIDKIAQWQASVLDWEGDDILDRSTELVYTGEMSWIYQPYGRSQTRVFFLFDHQMVLCKKDLIRRDILYYKGRMDMDRYNLVDAVDGRDDDFNVSVKNAFKLSNKDSDEIHIFLAKKLEEKLRWLKAFHEERKMVQEDEKIGFEISEYQKRQAAMTVRRMTKQKGHRSVPPGYPPPMDPMNPGQYLVGDGMEQSEFEFPEPERCKSPFWQSFSRLTPFRK; this is encoded by the exons atgatgatgaggatgatgatg TTGATCAGTGGAGGATCCATCGTCAGCGCTGAGGCAGTATGGGATCATGTCACCATGGCCGACAGGGAGTTGGCATTTAAGGCAGGGGATGTCATCAAGGTCCTCGATGCATCAAATAAGGACTGGTGGTGGGGACAGATTGATGATGAAGAAGGATGGTTCCCAGCCAGCTTTGTGAGA CTGTGGGTGAACCAGGAGGAGAGCACGACGGTAGAGACAGTTGAGGGGGCTAGCCCCAGCCCCAGTGAGGTCCAGAACGGGCATGCGGAGGCCAGCCCCAGCAGCAGCGACTGTCTTTGCCTGGGCCAAACCGTCCAGAACAGAGACCAGATGAGGGCCAATGTAATCAACGAGATCATGAGCACAGAGCGTCACTACATCAAACACCTGAAGGACATATGTGAG GGTTACTTCCGgcaatgtaaaaaaagaagagaCATGTTCAATGATGACCAGTTGAGAGTCATATTTGGGAACATTGAAGATATCTACAGGTTTCAAATGGGCTTTGTCAGAGACCTGGAGAAGCAGTACAATACAGAAGAACCTCATCTCAGTGAAATAGGTCCCTGCTTCCTAGAGCAT CAAGATGGCTTTTGGATCTACTCAGAGTACTGCAACAACCACGTGGATGCCTGCATGGAGCTCTCTCGGCTGATGAAGGATGGCCGCTATCAGCATTTCTTCGAGGCGTGTCGCCTGGTGCAGCAGATGATTGACATCGCCATTGATGGCTTTCTGCTCACGCCCGTCCAGAAGATCTGCAAGTACCCTCTGCAGCTGGCAGAGCTGCTCAAGTACACTGTCCAGGAGCACAG TGACTACCGTTACGTCGCTGCAGCGCTGGCTGTCATGCGGAACGTCACTCAGCAGATTAACGAGAGGAAGCGTCGCCTGGAAAACATTGACAAGATAGCACAGTGGCAGGCGTCTGTGCTGGACTGGGAG GGGGATGATATTCTAGACAGGAGTACAGAGCTGGTCTACACTGGGGAGATGTCATGGATCTACCAGCCATATGGGCGGAGTCAGACCAGGGTCTTCTTCCTGTTCGACCATCAGATGGTTCTGTGTAAAAAG GACTTAATACGACGAGACATCCTGTACTACAAGGGCCGCATGGATATGGACAGGTACAATTTAGTTGATGCTGTGGATGGGCGGGATGATGACTTCAATGTGAGTGTGAAGAATGCGTTCAAGCTGAGTAATAAGGACTCCGACGAGATCCACATCTTCCTGGCCAAGAAGCTGGAGGAGAAACTTCGCTGGCTAAAAGCTTTTCACGAGGAACGCAAGATGGTGCAAGAGGATGAAAAAATAG gtTTTGAGATATCAGAGTATCAGAAGCGACAAGCAGCGATGACAGTGCGAAGAATGACCAAACAAAAAG GCCATAGGTCTGTGCCCCCTGGATACCCCCCTCCTATGGACCCCATGAATCCAGGACAGTACTTGGTAGGAGACGGCATGGAACAATCAGAATTTGAATTCCCTGAACCTGAAAGGTGCAAGTCTCCCTTCTGGCAGAGCTTCAGCAGGTTAACTCCCTTTAGGAAATAG
- the arhgef9a gene encoding rho guanine nucleotide exchange factor 9 isoform X2 gives MALLISGGSIVSAEAVWDHVTMADRELAFKAGDVIKVLDASNKDWWWGQIDDEEGWFPASFVRVEPHPPQPQTKQVFYINPIAAPRFQNTTTKLWVNQEESTTVETVEGASPSPSEVQNGHAEASPSSSDCLCLGQTVQNRDQMRANVINEIMSTERHYIKHLKDICEGYFRQCKKRRDMFNDDQLRVIFGNIEDIYRFQMGFVRDLEKQYNTEEPHLSEIGPCFLEHQDGFWIYSEYCNNHVDACMELSRLMKDGRYQHFFEACRLVQQMIDIAIDGFLLTPVQKICKYPLQLAELLKYTVQEHSDYRYVAAALAVMRNVTQQINERKRRLENIDKIAQWQASVLDWEGDDILDRSTELVYTGEMSWIYQPYGRSQTRVFFLFDHQMVLCKKDLIRRDILYYKGRMDMDRYNLVDAVDGRDDDFNVSVKNAFKLSNKDSDEIHIFLAKKLEEKLRWLKAFHEERKMVQEDEKIGFEISEYQKRQAAMTVRRMTKQKGHRSVPPGYPPPMDPMNPGQYLVGDGMEQSEFEFPEPERCKSPFWQSFSRLTPFRK, from the exons ATGGCGCTG TTGATCAGTGGAGGATCCATCGTCAGCGCTGAGGCAGTATGGGATCATGTCACCATGGCCGACAGGGAGTTGGCATTTAAGGCAGGGGATGTCATCAAGGTCCTCGATGCATCAAATAAGGACTGGTGGTGGGGACAGATTGATGATGAAGAAGGATGGTTCCCAGCCAGCTTTGTGAGA GTTGAACCCCAcccaccacaacctcaaacaaAACAGGTTTTCTATATCAACCCTATAGCAGCTCCAAGGTTCCAAAACACAACTACCAAG CTGTGGGTGAACCAGGAGGAGAGCACGACGGTAGAGACAGTTGAGGGGGCTAGCCCCAGCCCCAGTGAGGTCCAGAACGGGCATGCGGAGGCCAGCCCCAGCAGCAGCGACTGTCTTTGCCTGGGCCAAACCGTCCAGAACAGAGACCAGATGAGGGCCAATGTAATCAACGAGATCATGAGCACAGAGCGTCACTACATCAAACACCTGAAGGACATATGTGAG GGTTACTTCCGgcaatgtaaaaaaagaagagaCATGTTCAATGATGACCAGTTGAGAGTCATATTTGGGAACATTGAAGATATCTACAGGTTTCAAATGGGCTTTGTCAGAGACCTGGAGAAGCAGTACAATACAGAAGAACCTCATCTCAGTGAAATAGGTCCCTGCTTCCTAGAGCAT CAAGATGGCTTTTGGATCTACTCAGAGTACTGCAACAACCACGTGGATGCCTGCATGGAGCTCTCTCGGCTGATGAAGGATGGCCGCTATCAGCATTTCTTCGAGGCGTGTCGCCTGGTGCAGCAGATGATTGACATCGCCATTGATGGCTTTCTGCTCACGCCCGTCCAGAAGATCTGCAAGTACCCTCTGCAGCTGGCAGAGCTGCTCAAGTACACTGTCCAGGAGCACAG TGACTACCGTTACGTCGCTGCAGCGCTGGCTGTCATGCGGAACGTCACTCAGCAGATTAACGAGAGGAAGCGTCGCCTGGAAAACATTGACAAGATAGCACAGTGGCAGGCGTCTGTGCTGGACTGGGAG GGGGATGATATTCTAGACAGGAGTACAGAGCTGGTCTACACTGGGGAGATGTCATGGATCTACCAGCCATATGGGCGGAGTCAGACCAGGGTCTTCTTCCTGTTCGACCATCAGATGGTTCTGTGTAAAAAG GACTTAATACGACGAGACATCCTGTACTACAAGGGCCGCATGGATATGGACAGGTACAATTTAGTTGATGCTGTGGATGGGCGGGATGATGACTTCAATGTGAGTGTGAAGAATGCGTTCAAGCTGAGTAATAAGGACTCCGACGAGATCCACATCTTCCTGGCCAAGAAGCTGGAGGAGAAACTTCGCTGGCTAAAAGCTTTTCACGAGGAACGCAAGATGGTGCAAGAGGATGAAAAAATAG gtTTTGAGATATCAGAGTATCAGAAGCGACAAGCAGCGATGACAGTGCGAAGAATGACCAAACAAAAAG GCCATAGGTCTGTGCCCCCTGGATACCCCCCTCCTATGGACCCCATGAATCCAGGACAGTACTTGGTAGGAGACGGCATGGAACAATCAGAATTTGAATTCCCTGAACCTGAAAGGTGCAAGTCTCCCTTCTGGCAGAGCTTCAGCAGGTTAACTCCCTTTAGGAAATAG
- the arhgef9a gene encoding rho guanine nucleotide exchange factor 9 isoform X4: protein MMMRMMMLISGGSIVSAEAVWDHVTMADRELAFKAGDVIKVLDASNKDWWWGQIDDEEGWFPASFVRVEPHPPQPQTKQVFYINPIAAPRFQNTTTKLWVNQEESTTVETVEGASPSPSEVQNGHAEASPSSSDCLCLGQTVQNRDQMRANVINEIMSTERHYIKHLKDICEQDGFWIYSEYCNNHVDACMELSRLMKDGRYQHFFEACRLVQQMIDIAIDGFLLTPVQKICKYPLQLAELLKYTVQEHSDYRYVAAALAVMRNVTQQINERKRRLENIDKIAQWQASVLDWEGDDILDRSTELVYTGEMSWIYQPYGRSQTRVFFLFDHQMVLCKKDLIRRDILYYKGRMDMDRYNLVDAVDGRDDDFNVSVKNAFKLSNKDSDEIHIFLAKKLEEKLRWLKAFHEERKMVQEDEKIGFEISEYQKRQAAMTVRRMTKQKGHRSVPPGYPPPMDPMNPGQYLVGDGMEQSEFEFPEPERCKSPFWQSFSRLTPFRK, encoded by the exons atgatgatgaggatgatgatg TTGATCAGTGGAGGATCCATCGTCAGCGCTGAGGCAGTATGGGATCATGTCACCATGGCCGACAGGGAGTTGGCATTTAAGGCAGGGGATGTCATCAAGGTCCTCGATGCATCAAATAAGGACTGGTGGTGGGGACAGATTGATGATGAAGAAGGATGGTTCCCAGCCAGCTTTGTGAGA GTTGAACCCCAcccaccacaacctcaaacaaAACAGGTTTTCTATATCAACCCTATAGCAGCTCCAAGGTTCCAAAACACAACTACCAAG CTGTGGGTGAACCAGGAGGAGAGCACGACGGTAGAGACAGTTGAGGGGGCTAGCCCCAGCCCCAGTGAGGTCCAGAACGGGCATGCGGAGGCCAGCCCCAGCAGCAGCGACTGTCTTTGCCTGGGCCAAACCGTCCAGAACAGAGACCAGATGAGGGCCAATGTAATCAACGAGATCATGAGCACAGAGCGTCACTACATCAAACACCTGAAGGACATATGTGAG CAAGATGGCTTTTGGATCTACTCAGAGTACTGCAACAACCACGTGGATGCCTGCATGGAGCTCTCTCGGCTGATGAAGGATGGCCGCTATCAGCATTTCTTCGAGGCGTGTCGCCTGGTGCAGCAGATGATTGACATCGCCATTGATGGCTTTCTGCTCACGCCCGTCCAGAAGATCTGCAAGTACCCTCTGCAGCTGGCAGAGCTGCTCAAGTACACTGTCCAGGAGCACAG TGACTACCGTTACGTCGCTGCAGCGCTGGCTGTCATGCGGAACGTCACTCAGCAGATTAACGAGAGGAAGCGTCGCCTGGAAAACATTGACAAGATAGCACAGTGGCAGGCGTCTGTGCTGGACTGGGAG GGGGATGATATTCTAGACAGGAGTACAGAGCTGGTCTACACTGGGGAGATGTCATGGATCTACCAGCCATATGGGCGGAGTCAGACCAGGGTCTTCTTCCTGTTCGACCATCAGATGGTTCTGTGTAAAAAG GACTTAATACGACGAGACATCCTGTACTACAAGGGCCGCATGGATATGGACAGGTACAATTTAGTTGATGCTGTGGATGGGCGGGATGATGACTTCAATGTGAGTGTGAAGAATGCGTTCAAGCTGAGTAATAAGGACTCCGACGAGATCCACATCTTCCTGGCCAAGAAGCTGGAGGAGAAACTTCGCTGGCTAAAAGCTTTTCACGAGGAACGCAAGATGGTGCAAGAGGATGAAAAAATAG gtTTTGAGATATCAGAGTATCAGAAGCGACAAGCAGCGATGACAGTGCGAAGAATGACCAAACAAAAAG GCCATAGGTCTGTGCCCCCTGGATACCCCCCTCCTATGGACCCCATGAATCCAGGACAGTACTTGGTAGGAGACGGCATGGAACAATCAGAATTTGAATTCCCTGAACCTGAAAGGTGCAAGTCTCCCTTCTGGCAGAGCTTCAGCAGGTTAACTCCCTTTAGGAAATAG
- the arhgef9a gene encoding rho guanine nucleotide exchange factor 9 isoform X1, with amino-acid sequence MMMRMMMLISGGSIVSAEAVWDHVTMADRELAFKAGDVIKVLDASNKDWWWGQIDDEEGWFPASFVRVEPHPPQPQTKQVFYINPIAAPRFQNTTTKLWVNQEESTTVETVEGASPSPSEVQNGHAEASPSSSDCLCLGQTVQNRDQMRANVINEIMSTERHYIKHLKDICEGYFRQCKKRRDMFNDDQLRVIFGNIEDIYRFQMGFVRDLEKQYNTEEPHLSEIGPCFLEHQDGFWIYSEYCNNHVDACMELSRLMKDGRYQHFFEACRLVQQMIDIAIDGFLLTPVQKICKYPLQLAELLKYTVQEHSDYRYVAAALAVMRNVTQQINERKRRLENIDKIAQWQASVLDWEGDDILDRSTELVYTGEMSWIYQPYGRSQTRVFFLFDHQMVLCKKDLIRRDILYYKGRMDMDRYNLVDAVDGRDDDFNVSVKNAFKLSNKDSDEIHIFLAKKLEEKLRWLKAFHEERKMVQEDEKIGFEISEYQKRQAAMTVRRMTKQKGHRSVPPGYPPPMDPMNPGQYLVGDGMEQSEFEFPEPERCKSPFWQSFSRLTPFRK; translated from the exons atgatgatgaggatgatgatg TTGATCAGTGGAGGATCCATCGTCAGCGCTGAGGCAGTATGGGATCATGTCACCATGGCCGACAGGGAGTTGGCATTTAAGGCAGGGGATGTCATCAAGGTCCTCGATGCATCAAATAAGGACTGGTGGTGGGGACAGATTGATGATGAAGAAGGATGGTTCCCAGCCAGCTTTGTGAGA GTTGAACCCCAcccaccacaacctcaaacaaAACAGGTTTTCTATATCAACCCTATAGCAGCTCCAAGGTTCCAAAACACAACTACCAAG CTGTGGGTGAACCAGGAGGAGAGCACGACGGTAGAGACAGTTGAGGGGGCTAGCCCCAGCCCCAGTGAGGTCCAGAACGGGCATGCGGAGGCCAGCCCCAGCAGCAGCGACTGTCTTTGCCTGGGCCAAACCGTCCAGAACAGAGACCAGATGAGGGCCAATGTAATCAACGAGATCATGAGCACAGAGCGTCACTACATCAAACACCTGAAGGACATATGTGAG GGTTACTTCCGgcaatgtaaaaaaagaagagaCATGTTCAATGATGACCAGTTGAGAGTCATATTTGGGAACATTGAAGATATCTACAGGTTTCAAATGGGCTTTGTCAGAGACCTGGAGAAGCAGTACAATACAGAAGAACCTCATCTCAGTGAAATAGGTCCCTGCTTCCTAGAGCAT CAAGATGGCTTTTGGATCTACTCAGAGTACTGCAACAACCACGTGGATGCCTGCATGGAGCTCTCTCGGCTGATGAAGGATGGCCGCTATCAGCATTTCTTCGAGGCGTGTCGCCTGGTGCAGCAGATGATTGACATCGCCATTGATGGCTTTCTGCTCACGCCCGTCCAGAAGATCTGCAAGTACCCTCTGCAGCTGGCAGAGCTGCTCAAGTACACTGTCCAGGAGCACAG TGACTACCGTTACGTCGCTGCAGCGCTGGCTGTCATGCGGAACGTCACTCAGCAGATTAACGAGAGGAAGCGTCGCCTGGAAAACATTGACAAGATAGCACAGTGGCAGGCGTCTGTGCTGGACTGGGAG GGGGATGATATTCTAGACAGGAGTACAGAGCTGGTCTACACTGGGGAGATGTCATGGATCTACCAGCCATATGGGCGGAGTCAGACCAGGGTCTTCTTCCTGTTCGACCATCAGATGGTTCTGTGTAAAAAG GACTTAATACGACGAGACATCCTGTACTACAAGGGCCGCATGGATATGGACAGGTACAATTTAGTTGATGCTGTGGATGGGCGGGATGATGACTTCAATGTGAGTGTGAAGAATGCGTTCAAGCTGAGTAATAAGGACTCCGACGAGATCCACATCTTCCTGGCCAAGAAGCTGGAGGAGAAACTTCGCTGGCTAAAAGCTTTTCACGAGGAACGCAAGATGGTGCAAGAGGATGAAAAAATAG gtTTTGAGATATCAGAGTATCAGAAGCGACAAGCAGCGATGACAGTGCGAAGAATGACCAAACAAAAAG GCCATAGGTCTGTGCCCCCTGGATACCCCCCTCCTATGGACCCCATGAATCCAGGACAGTACTTGGTAGGAGACGGCATGGAACAATCAGAATTTGAATTCCCTGAACCTGAAAGGTGCAAGTCTCCCTTCTGGCAGAGCTTCAGCAGGTTAACTCCCTTTAGGAAATAG